A portion of the Malania oleifera isolate guangnan ecotype guangnan chromosome 3, ASM2987363v1, whole genome shotgun sequence genome contains these proteins:
- the LOC131152380 gene encoding uncharacterized protein LOC131152380 isoform X2 — protein sequence MSLRLGCRIVVLENRTNDVIEIKVDHDGYYTDASIRVSSGGTEEYPAAKFIRESRTSLTPLTLKVYKGGKCTGRTLRPRDFTSYVKIIFSDLPDGRLRICGIEEQATDLGRFREGLQGAAGDRVIV from the exons ATGTCACTTAGGCTAGGATGCCGAATTGTTGTGCTTGAAAATCGAACCAATGATGTGATCGAAATCAAAGTGGATCATGACGGCTATTACACCGATGCTTCAATCCGCGTTTCATCCGGCGGAACTGAAGAATACCCGGCTGCTAAATTTATAAGGGAATCTAGGACTTCGCTAACGCCTTTGACTCTGAAGGTTTATAAAGGCGGAAAGTGCACAGGCCGGACATTGAGACCGAGGGATTTCACCTCCTATGTGAAAATCATCTTTAGCGATTTACCAGATGGACGCCTGAGGATCTGCGGCATTGAAGAACAGGCCACTGATTTAGGTCGATTTAG GGAGGGACTACAGGGGGCGGCCGGAGATAGAGTTATAGTATGA